From a region of the Methanosarcinales archaeon genome:
- the pstC gene encoding phosphate ABC transporter permease subunit PstC: MFKKKLTDKLIAWFFAINGISTIALVLGIFIFLAVIGLQAFTHISLFEFFFSTDWNPTSYVQPSWGILSLVVGTLYIAVFSLIIAVPLGVACAIYIAQIASPSVRELLKPAIEMIAALPSVVLGMLGLLVLAPAVANVFGLSSGLNAFTASILVAIMALPTIISISEDAITSVPKGYTDASLALGANNWQTIRNVVVPSAMSGILAAVMLGLGRVVGETMVVLMVAGNARAFPTGFFDPVRPMTATIAIEIKEVVVGDLHYQALYAVGLVLFIMTFAVNFAADIYLHRQEGKM, from the coding sequence ATGTTCAAAAAGAAATTGACTGACAAACTCATTGCATGGTTTTTTGCAATAAACGGCATATCCACCATAGCTTTAGTCCTGGGTATTTTTATATTTCTTGCAGTCATTGGTCTGCAGGCATTTACTCACATCTCCCTTTTCGAGTTCTTTTTCAGTACAGACTGGAACCCAACATCCTATGTACAGCCCAGCTGGGGCATTCTGTCGCTGGTGGTCGGAACCCTTTATATTGCCGTGTTCTCCCTCATCATTGCCGTACCCCTTGGTGTGGCGTGTGCCATATATATTGCACAGATCGCATCACCTTCGGTCAGAGAACTGTTAAAGCCTGCCATAGAGATGATCGCAGCCCTCCCCAGTGTGGTGCTGGGGATGCTGGGTTTGTTAGTACTTGCCCCGGCAGTTGCAAATGTGTTCGGACTGAGCAGCGGACTGAATGCATTCACAGCATCCATACTGGTAGCCATAATGGCTCTTCCCACCATCATAAGCATATCAGAGGATGCCATAACCTCGGTACCAAAAGGCTATACTGATGCCAGCCTGGCTCTTGGTGCCAACAATTGGCAGACCATCCGAAACGTGGTGGTACCGTCAGCCATGTCAGGTATCTTAGCTGCTGTTATGCTGGGACTGGGGCGCGTGGTGGGTGAGACCATGGTAGTGCTTATGGTGGCAGGGAATGCAAGGGCTTTTCCTACCGGTTTTTTTGACCCTGTCCGTCCAATGACTGCCACTATTGCCATTGAGATCAAGGAAGTGGTCGTAGGAGACCTGCATTACCAGGCGCTGTATGCTGTGGGTCTGGTGCTCTTTATCATGACCTTTGCTGTGAACTTTGCAGCAGACATTTATTTACACAGGCAGGAGGGGAAGATGTGA
- the pstA gene encoding phosphate ABC transporter permease PstA translates to MKPHIKQKLYFNLFRLTGLVSLGIIVIVLLYVIHMGLGVISFRFLTEMWVNSDITAGGIYPAIVGTFYLGVGVAVFSIPVGVSCAVYLNEYAGHSFLIRMIRLAIRNLAGVPSIIYGIFGFAVFVQMLNFGTSIIAASLTLSGMTIPWVITASEESLKTVPRSFREGAYALGASRWQAVRTNVLPYAASGMITGSIIGLARAMGETAPIIVVGATFYMRGLPNSPFDKFMVLPYHMFILATQHVHPQAQAYAAGTALVLVALIFSMTFIALFVRYRYRKRKDW, encoded by the coding sequence GTGAAACCCCACATTAAGCAGAAACTGTATTTCAACCTTTTCAGGCTCACCGGCCTTGTCAGCCTGGGGATCATTGTAATAGTACTGCTCTATGTGATCCACATGGGGTTGGGAGTCATAAGTTTTCGTTTTCTCACAGAAATGTGGGTGAACAGCGATATTACAGCCGGTGGGATCTATCCTGCCATCGTGGGAACCTTTTATCTGGGAGTGGGTGTGGCAGTGTTCAGTATTCCTGTGGGAGTATCCTGTGCCGTCTATCTAAATGAATATGCAGGGCATTCGTTCCTGATCAGGATGATCAGGCTGGCCATTAGAAATCTGGCAGGAGTGCCTTCCATCATCTATGGGATATTTGGGTTCGCAGTATTTGTCCAGATGCTGAATTTTGGGACATCCATTATTGCAGCCTCCCTTACCCTCTCAGGTATGACCATCCCCTGGGTGATCACTGCCAGTGAAGAATCCCTGAAGACAGTTCCCCGGTCATTTCGGGAAGGTGCATATGCCCTGGGTGCCAGCAGATGGCAGGCCGTACGCACAAATGTGCTGCCATACGCAGCATCGGGCATGATCACAGGTTCTATTATCGGACTGGCCCGGGCCATGGGTGAAACCGCACCCATTATCGTGGTTGGGGCAACCTTTTATATGCGGGGACTGCCTAATTCTCCCTTTGATAAGTTCATGGTCCTGCCGTATCATATGTTCATACTTGCCACCCAGCACGTTCACCCCCAGGCCCAGGCATATGCGGCAGGGACGGCACTTGTGCTGGTAGCGTTGATATTTTCCATGACATTCATTGCCCTGTTTGTTAGATACAGGTACAGGAAAAGGAAGGACTGGTAG